The segment GAACGTTGGATTAAATCCAAATTATGTCAGTCAGGTTTGACAGATTTAGGGTACAACAACATAAATAAAGAGAATATCTTGGAAgccatattaaaaacaaaaaaaatgaagtgcataatacatgaatacattggTAAGAGAGCGGTGGGTGTCGTCTTGATTCTGAGCCTGCTTTAAAaccattgaggcttttattctgaaggcagAAGGACACAGGGCGCTGGCGTTTCTATCCCTAAATACAACCGGCTTGACTCAGGTGAGAGTTGACCTCTCGTGCGCTCCTCAGTGCTTTGTGCGTCAAAAACAGTTTGTGCGctcacgcgcgcgcgcgcgtcccCGCGATCTGTTCACctaggtctctctctctctctctctttgtgaccCTGTCACCCTTCCAGCCTGTCCACTCAGCAGATCATACACAACGCAGGCACAGAGGTGAAGCTGGGGAATGCGGCTCCGTTGTTGGTCTATTCGTGCAGGTCAGCAGTGCCCTCGTGTAGGCCAACAATGGCCCGGGGCTATAGGCACAGAATGAGGATTTGGAGCTCCCAAATGGCTAGGAAACGGGCAAAGAGGAATTCATCCAATGATGATGGTCATTATTGACGGAGAAGTGATAATGATGTTCCTGTAGCTTTAGAAGTGACTGATGAGaatgtttacaaaaacaaacatacaagCACTGGAGGTGAAAACGGATTTGTGGTTTATGTCAGATTGTGAGGCTGGGCCTCCGTCACAACAGAGCAATTTTTCATTCAGTCATTCACTTCGCACAATGGGCCACAGTTGCCGCAGCAACATCCCTAACCTCATCTGGTCTTCTGTcctgacatttttatttagtgAGCGCTTCATGGTTGACACAAAGTCTCCTCAACATGATCACCATCACGCAGACGCACAAAGTCTCCATCACAACACAATTCCTGAAGTCACATCTCTACCAACACGTTGCACATACaatgttaaataatgtaaatgaaggaatgtatatatatatatatatatagtagtgTATAGTGTAGTGCCATCCCTGCCTTTTTCAGGTGGTACATGTAGATGTTTGGTCACCATTTAAATGTAACTCTTGCAGCATTATGCACAGGCGAAGTCGTCCTCCCACAGAGAACTAACGTCCAGTTCATGGACCTAGAAGGTGGATGTACATCATTACTAGCTGGAGGACACTCAGGATGCTGCACCTTTTGAGAAGTTTATaacaatttataaaaaaatttcctttgtgttttgcTCAGTCTTTCTTGTCCAGCTGGTACAGAATCATACATTATTTCTAACATTAGTCACCCGATGTAAAAGACCTGCAGGTCTGTATATAAACCTTTATTGAATATAAAGATGTATTGAACCATTCATAGTACATCTGTAGGTCTTTCTTTAGCATCAGCTCATAAGAGTCTGGAGGTATTTAGTGGTGTTCCTCTCACGTTTACATGGTGCGAGTGTTCCAAATGTAGCCCTATGTCTTTAAAAAAGCATATTGTACACTGCTTTGCAAATATCACATATGTAATTTGATCTGtttctaaaaatgtattaatgaacACAATTCAGGGatttaaaatgtcccatttacATATCCTCTAAATAATAAGACATactgattatgatgatgatgtacTAGTTTTAAATATGTGCTGCgtgtgaatgttttttatttgctgcACATGTTCTCATGCAACAATGTGTGCTATCTTTTGTTAAACTAGTTTATGTTTCTTTAGAATAACAGTTAATACACAACAATTTATTTGACACTTCACTCGCTTTTGCGTTCCTCTATCGGTCCCTTGTTCGTCAGAGCAAAGTGCACACAGAGTACCTCGAGATCTCGTCTGCAGAAGAGCTGCATCCTGTATTTCCTTCCCGACGTCATCAGCACACAAAACCCGAAACCTTGACGCGACCTTGTCTGTGTAGATTGGTTGGGAGTTACATTCGACCGGCTTGCTTTCTCCCCCATGTGGTTTTTGGGAATAAGGACCTGAAGGACTAACGCCCACTACGATATTTTCACCCACGCAAGAAGAAAAATGCAGAGGGCGGTAATTTAATAGCATCTTCCCACAGCGATGAAGAGCCGTGCACATTCGGGAAACCTCTTCGCTCACCAAGATCTGGAACGGCGCGGTTATTGCTTCTCACAGCTTATTGCTTTTCCTGGTATTGTTTGTCCCAGTGCCTCTTTATTACACAAGTGATGGGACTGGGACTGGATCATTTTGTAACTCTTCCCCTGGTCATCTCAGCTGCCATCATTATGGTGTTAGATCTCTGTATGTAACAGATCACTCTATTCTCACGTCACGGATTTGTGACATGAACAAAATGATTTTGTCAGCCAAATATACATTAATTGGTCACATTTGCTTCCTGGTATTCTCCTCTTATTTCCCCCATGTCTCTTTCTCccccgctgtctctctctctctctttgatgaTGGGGGTGTTTCTATTCTGTGGGGGCTGTGAGCTCAGCGagtttgtttctgtgtctgtAATCCCTTCTCTCTGGGCGCCAGCATATAAAAGCGACCAGGGGCCCGTCGCACCCTCACACAGACCACCAGTCTCAGCCCAGAGTCTTCACCTTCACGCACACACTGCCACAGGTAAGACAGTGGACAAACATCATACAgaatgagaaaagacaaaagaggagggAGGTAGGGAGCAATATGATGCAATACCTAATTATGGAAAAAGTATATCGTAGTTTGAGCTCAAGATCAAACAGCCGTAATGTGAATATCTTTTTGCACTAAACTAAGTCTACAGTTTATTCTGGGTTTATACTCAAACATTGATTAGAATTTTTTACTAATACTTGAATCTTATCTGGTGGATCCTGGAATACGACTTTAAaactttaaagttgtttttgataatttctttttttttgtagggtTATCTTTTGGACATTTTGGTAATGTGTGCTGGTGTAGgaagtttgacattttatgCTATAAACGTTAGTAATGTTTGTAGGAAAAGTCCAACCTGGATTCAGCTGTGTTAAATGGATTGAGTGTCAGGTTCAGGAAACATGGAGgttattttctttattctgatcAAATGAAAATTGTAATCTTTAAATACTGTATTGTGTTATATTACCACAAGGTATTGTTGATATGCTGTCATAATTTGTCTcttatcaatcaatcaaaataaaaaagaaaaataacgtTTAACTTCATCCACATAATTATCATTTTCAAACAGTCCCTCTGTGTCGCAGCTATTGATTTAAAGCATATTCTTTTCACAGTCAATatgtctgctggaggagagaaaTCCAAGTCTGCTTCCCAGACCGATGGGAAAGCAGGTCACAACAAGATGTCTGATCCCGGCATGATGGCTTACAAGGTGCagtactaacacacacacacacacacacacacacacagcagatgatCAAACATCTATAGATTTCCCATACAGTCTTTTTCCCTCAGTGTGAAGCAGCTGGCCTCACGCTACCTGTTTACCCTTAGGCGCATGTCTTTTATCACGATCAGCTAGTTCCTGCAGCTCAGTGAGGGGGCGACCGTCTACTGAAGAAATGACCATGTTAGGCCTCCACGGTGGAGAAAGCCTTCCACACTCCAGTTTACTTTACCTATATTAAGTTCATCACAGTCTCACCTATACGGTTTCTACTCTCCTTACGTGTTGCTTTTAATCCTCAAACCCCTTTTTGCGCTCTCACACTCTTTGCTTCACCCCAACTGTCCAGATGAGTGTGTATGACCAGGAGAACTTTCAGGGCCGCTGCATCGAGATCAACGGCGAGTGCATGAACGTGTGTGACATGGGAATGGACAGGGTGCGCTCTCTGCGCGTTTCCTGCGGACCGTAAGTAGCCCGTGCACATTCAGCTTGCAAGTACACGCCCACCTGAATGTAGTGACGCTGCACCCAACCCCCGCACTCCTCTGAGCACGGAGCAGGCGATTTTTAAAATTGCTCCCAACCATTATGTGACATTTCACACTTCACATTTCTAGGGATGTACCTGAGGCTTTTATCCTTAATGGTTTGCAGCAGTGACAATGCAGCAGTAGAACACATAACGTgggaaaaacaagcaaaaagattgtttcatttgtggaccaataacaacaattaaaaataaGTAGATGTTGACGGCGAGGAGAGAGAAGATAATAttattgcatgtcatttagctgacgcttttatccaaagggacttacatTACATAACCCATgagttacatttttgcctggggagcaggtAGGGGTCAGGTGTTGCTCAGGGTCACTTCGACATGGCAGATGGGGCacccgggattcaaaccaccaaccttgcggctccgaGCGCATCACACAACTCCATTCATCTCACGTAGAGTGGACATCCTTTGTTTAGTAGCACTTTTCATTATGAATAGAAATATCCTTGCGTACATTCAGTGGAGTTCACCTTTAAAAGTCAATACAATCAAACCTAGTTCATGGCCTTCCTCCCCTCTCATCCTGGGGACCTTCCCCTCCATCCTCAGCTTCGTGGGCTTCGAACAGATGAACTTCTGCGGAGAGATGTTCATCCTGGAGAAGGGCGAGTATCCCCGCTGGGACTCCTGGAGCAACTGTCAGAAGAACGACTACCTGCTGTCCTTCAGGCCCGTCCGCATGGTAAAACCCTGTTTGGCGTGACTTTGTAAACTTCTACCTCGTTTTTCTCCCCTCACCATTTCTCCCCATCACATTCCTCCAGGACCCCGAGAAGCACAAGATCTGCCTGCATGAGGTTGGAGAGTTCAAGGGCCGTAAAATGGAGATCATGGACGATGACGTCCCCAGCTTGTTTTCCTATGGTTTTACCGACAGAGTGGGAAGCATCAAGGTCAGCTGTGGAACGTGAGTAATGCGGCAGCACGCTACAAACATTCTCCAactttttttaagcaaatagTTGACGTTTTggggaaatacattttctagcTTTATTGCTTAGACCTCTTAGTTTAGATTAAAAACGGAGAACCGGCTGCATAAGAAAGTCTAGCGGCATGGGCCGCTGCACGTGTCAGAGGTCGTTACCACACGCCGTCGCCTCTCTCAAACGGCAATCTATTCGCGAGAGATGGAGGTCAGAAATAGACTATTTGTGTCGCCTCAACGTCTCAGTCCCCGTCGGCGCTCTGGGAGGTGTGACAGCAGGCAGCGCTTCTTAAATGCTGTGATTACTTCATTTGATGCGCTCTCAGCCCTCTGAAAACATCTGCGATTGGGCATCTGGCAGCGTGACAAACAGGTCGATGTGTTTACTTGCTTAATGGTTATCTTCCCCTCTGCATCTTTCTCTCACACGTTACTTGTCTGTTACTCATCTTTCAAACGTTCAATcaattttctcttcatttttattttttcctggtCCCTTTCAAATTTCTGATTTCTCACAGCACCTTAAAATCCTTTCCTTGCTACTTTGATGATGCAAATGGTCTTTCTTCCCTTCTCCTTTgccttctcctcccctcagcTGGGTGGGTTACCAGTTCCCCGGCTACCGTGGCAGCCAGTACCTGCTCGAGAAGGGCGAATACAGGCATTTCAACGAGTTTGGCGCCCGCTGCCCCCAGATGCAGTCCATTCGCCGCATTCGTGACATGCAGTGGCACCCACATGGCTGCTACACCATGTCCTCCAAGTGAAATCCGGCGAGGGCGAGGAAGAGAGGGATCGGAGCGGAGGTGGAGGCCGAGGTCGGGCACAGAGACGGAGGCAATGGAGGGAGGgcaaagaaagagaggaggagggagaggctgtAATACGTTCTCCTTCATCCCCCAAATCCCATGGCTGTTTGAATGCAGGATAGAGGAAATACTGTGtcgttgttttttgtttttgcaacatGGCGATCGAGTGAGCGGTTAAAAGTTATttaaagggaaggaggagataATTACACAGACTGTTGGGACTAGATCTATTAATAAACGCTCTCTccatttctgctctccctctccgttTGCGAGCTGCCTTCTCCccactttcctctttctcctcccctcaCACAATTCTTTTTCCCATCCCACCAACGTCAGCCCTCAGTCAGCCGATCAGAGCATCACCGAAGGGGGCACAGGTGTggatttgtgtgcgtttgtgtggcGGGGGATTCTTAGACCAACACATTCTCCAACAAGAAAAGTGTTGGCAAATATTCGGTGCCGAGATCCCGCTGCCCCATCGACCCTAAACCCCAATAAAGCATTTCACATCCTGCTCCACTTGAAACGTCTTATTTAACAGATATGTTTGTGATATCCGAAAATCATATGATGCTTACCTCGAAGGCTTGGAGGACTTAGACTCATGCATCAAATGATCAGAAACACAACTTCAAGTGAATGCTAGTGTTGCTTTGTACATGCCGGGTATGGCAATATGAAATAGGCaacttggtgttttttttaaaaggagtaTTTGTTATACAAGTTTCCCAAGCGGTAAACAAAAAACTCATCTATAAGTCCTGCACTGGAGAAATTCTCAAAATTTACAACAGCTTAAAGTAAAAACAGGAGACATAGTGAATACAAAAATGGGTTTCATAaatatgcagtaaaaaaaaggagaatacaCAATAACTGAAACGTTTAAAAGAGCAATGCCCaaaatcatttttcttctttttttaggaaaCAAACTCCAAATACATAAGGAAACCACCAGCACACTATATTTGGTAATGTTTGAGCACATCTTGAGGTAATTAAAGATTTTTATCCTCAGTAATCACACAGCATGATCACTCAACACAATGCTTACTGCAGACACAGATTTGATGTCTACTAATGGAACAATTTGGGCCAACGTTGTTAATGTGGGAAAGACGAACCCTCTCCATCCCCATTTGCCATAGCACTCTTCCTAAAACAGTACATTAGGCTTTAAAGCATTCAGTGATTTCATGCATTATTCATCTTTCTCACCAAAGGGAATTTTAATGCAGGTTATGGTCTGCAAACGTTAGCAGCTAAATGGCCTTCACTACATTTTACCATGAACACTTTTTtgatcaaataataaaaagtcaaGAGGTTGATCAAATATACAAAAATAGCATATATTAAATagcata is part of the Pungitius pungitius chromosome 9, fPunPun2.1, whole genome shotgun sequence genome and harbors:
- the crybb1l2 gene encoding crystallin, beta B1, like 2 isoform X1, whose protein sequence is MSLSPPLSLSLSLMMGVFLFCGGCELSEFVSVSVIPSLWAPAYKSDQGPVAPSHRPPVSAQSLHLHAHTATVNMSAGGEKSKSASQTDGKAGHNKMSDPGMMAYKMSVYDQENFQGRCIEINGECMNVCDMGMDRVRSLRVSCGPFVGFEQMNFCGEMFILEKGEYPRWDSWSNCQKNDYLLSFRPVRMDPEKHKICLHEVGEFKGRKMEIMDDDVPSLFSYGFTDRVGSIKVSCGTWVGYQFPGYRGSQYLLEKGEYRHFNEFGARCPQMQSIRRIRDMQWHPHGCYTMSSK
- the crybb1l2 gene encoding crystallin, beta B1, like 2 isoform X2; this encodes MKSRAHSGNLFAHQDLERRGYCFSQLIAFPAYKSDQGPVAPSHRPPVSAQSLHLHAHTATVNMSAGGEKSKSASQTDGKAGHNKMSDPGMMAYKMSVYDQENFQGRCIEINGECMNVCDMGMDRVRSLRVSCGPFVGFEQMNFCGEMFILEKGEYPRWDSWSNCQKNDYLLSFRPVRMDPEKHKICLHEVGEFKGRKMEIMDDDVPSLFSYGFTDRVGSIKVSCGTWVGYQFPGYRGSQYLLEKGEYRHFNEFGARCPQMQSIRRIRDMQWHPHGCYTMSSK